CAGCAGTAACGGTGCCGACCCATGTTTGTTCTTTCGTTTTACATATACACGTCATTGGGGTACGTTTACGCATTTTTAAAAGAAATTCCACTTTCTCTTTCATGGATTTTTCTGCAAAAGCTTTAGGGACTTTTTCTTCCTTTTTGTTTTCGTTCTGAGCATTGTCTTGACCTAAATGATCATCAATAGGTGCTCGTTTGGCGGTCTGTTCCGATAATGTTGAAGCCAGGTTATCCCTCGTACGAGTGGCATAATGGGACGGTGCACTTCTTTCTTGCCAATCGTACCCTAAATGTTTCGATAAATTAAACGAACGTCTTTTTTCATTTTCTTTATCTTCATCATTTTCTTCATTTTGAATGTTTTGGTCGTCACCCTCATGATTTTCTTCCGGGGATTCCGTTTCTGGGCCTAAATGATTACGTTTGTACAAAACTTCCACTTCGGTACTACCTAGATAAGCGGCTTCATGTTG
The Salicibibacter kimchii DNA segment above includes these coding regions:
- a CDS encoding CotO family spore coat protein, with the protein product MSTRKRRNRAQPLLYIDTPDQHEAAYLGSTEVEVLYKRNHLGPETESPEENHEGDDQNIQNEENDEDKENEKRRSFNLSKHLGYDWQERSAPSHYATRTRDNLASTLSEQTAKRAPIDDHLGQDNAQNENKKEEKVPKAFAEKSMKEKVEFLLKMRKRTPMTCICKTKEQTWVGTVTAAEEQYFTMQTQQTPYLVTINYDDVKKLSLDHFS